A single region of the Sciurus carolinensis chromosome 14, mSciCar1.2, whole genome shotgun sequence genome encodes:
- the LOC124964546 gene encoding von Ebner gland protein 1-like — MKTLLLTLGLGLMAALRAQTLPVWDEETQDASGTWYMKATAANKEIPWKEPESVSVTPMTIKTLAGGHLEVNFTVQMGGQCREISTVLEKTDEPGKYTAHGGKRVVHILKSQVDGHYILYIEGEMHGQQIRMAKLVGRDPEANPEALQDFEKVAAARGLNTQSIFIPKQREACSAGSD, encoded by the exons ATGAAGACCCTGCTCCTGACCCTGGGCCTCGGCCTCATGGCTGCCCTGCGGGCCCAGACGCTCCCTGTCTGGGATGAGGAGACCCAGGAT GCATCAGGCACATGGTACATGAAGGCCACCGCAGCCAACAAGGAGATTCCCTGGAAGGAGCCGGAGTCTGTGTCAGTGACCCCCATGACCATCAAGACCCTGGCAGGGGGCCACCTGGAAGTCAACTTCACTGTCCA gaTGGGAGGTCAGTGTCGGGAGATAAGCACCGTGCTGGAGAAGACAGACGAGCCGGGCAAATACACAGCCC ACGGGGGCAAGCGTGTGGTGCACATCCTGAAGTCCCAGGTGGACGGCCACTACATCCTGTACATTGAGGGGGAGATGCACGGGCAGCAGATCCGAATGGCAAAGCTCGTGG GCAGAGACCCCGAAGCCAACCCAGAGGCCCTGCAGGACTTTGAGAAGGTCGCAGCAGCCAGAGGCCTCAACACGCAGAGCATCTTCATCCCCAAGCAAAGGG AAGCCTGCTCTGCGGGGAGCGACTAG